A window from Gasterosteus aculeatus chromosome 14, fGasAcu3.hap1.1, whole genome shotgun sequence encodes these proteins:
- the homer1 gene encoding homer protein homolog 1 isoform X2: MGEQPIFSTRAHVFQIDPNTKKNWVPTSKHAVTVSYFYDNTRNVYRIISLDGTKAIINSTITPNMTFTKTSQKFGQWADSRANTVYGLGFSSESNLAKFAEKFAEFKEAARLAKEKSQEKMELTSSPSQESAPGDLLSPLTPESINGTDDERVRPVTPQHAEPRAEPSQNALLFSQSSSNINKHWEAELEALKGNNAKLTAALLESTANVKQWKQQLAAYQEEAERLHKRVTELECVSGQTTVIKSQKTELNQTIEELESALRAKEEELERLKAEVESTNDFRSQKDFLTQKLQHTESMNQALEARLSDLERRLQSNQQEREAFRRSLRQLLELLDGKLFELTELRDALGRIVESS; this comes from the exons ATGGG GGAGCAGCCCATCTTCAGCACCCGGGCCCACGTCTTCCAGATCGACCCGAACACCAAGAAGAACTGGGTCCCCACCAGCAAACACGCCGTCACCGTGTCCTACTTCTACGACAACACCAGGAACGTGTATCGAATCATCAGCCTCGACGGAaccaag GCCATCATCAACAGCACCATCACCCCCAACATGACCTTCACCAAGACGTCTCAGAAGTTCGGCCAGTGGGCCGACAGCCGGGCCAACACCGTCTACGGCCTCGGCTTCTCGTCCGAGAGCAACCTGGCCAAG TTTGCAGAAAAGTTTGCAGAGTTCAAGGAGGCCGCACGGCTAGCGAAGGAGAAGTCTCAGGAGAAGATGGAGCTCACCAGCTCTCCGTCTCAG GAGTCGGCCCCAGGTGACCTGCtgtcacctttgaccccggAGAGCATCAACGGCACAGACGACGAGCGGGTCCGACCGGTCACACCTCAGCACGCGGAACCCAGAGCGGAGccttcccagaatgcactgctcTTCTCCCAGAG TTCCTCCAACATCAACAAGCACTGGGAGGCGGAGCTCGAGGCCCTGAAGGGGAACAACGCCAAGCTGACGGCGGCGCTGCTCGAGTCCACGGCCAACGTCAAGCAGTGGAAGCAGCAGCTGGCGGCCTatcaggaggaggcggagcggcTTCACAAACGG gtgACGGAGCTGGAGTGCGTCAGCGGCCAAACCACAGTGATCAAGTCCCAGAAGACGGAACTCAACCAAACCATCGAGGAGCTGGAGTCGGCCCTGAGGGCCAAGGAGGAG GAGCTGGAGAGACTCAAGGCCGAGGTGGAGAGCACCAACGACTTTCGCTCTCAAAAAGACTTCCTGACTCAGAAACTACAG CACACGGAGTCGATGAACCAGGCGCTGGAGGCCCGGCTGAGCGACCTGGAGCGCCGGCTGCAGAGCAACCAGCAGGAGCGGGAGGCGTTCCGCCGGAGCCTCCgtcagctgctggagctgctggacggGAAGCTGTTCGAGCTGACGGAGCTGCGCGACGCGCTGGGCAGGATCGTCGAGAGCAGCTAG
- the homer1 gene encoding homer protein homolog 1 isoform X1, giving the protein MGEQPIFSTRAHVFQIDPNTKKNWVPTSKHAVTVSYFYDNTRNVYRIISLDGTKAIINSTITPNMTFTKTSQKFGQWADSRANTVYGLGFSSESNLAKFAEKFAEFKEAARLAKEKSQEKMELTSSPSQGGAVKRNVLSVNKPGKKESAPGDLLSPLTPESINGTDDERVRPVTPQHAEPRAEPSQNALLFSQSSSNINKHWEAELEALKGNNAKLTAALLESTANVKQWKQQLAAYQEEAERLHKRVTELECVSGQTTVIKSQKTELNQTIEELESALRAKEEELERLKAEVESTNDFRSQKDFLTQKLQHTESMNQALEARLSDLERRLQSNQQEREAFRRSLRQLLELLDGKLFELTELRDALGRIVESS; this is encoded by the exons ATGGG GGAGCAGCCCATCTTCAGCACCCGGGCCCACGTCTTCCAGATCGACCCGAACACCAAGAAGAACTGGGTCCCCACCAGCAAACACGCCGTCACCGTGTCCTACTTCTACGACAACACCAGGAACGTGTATCGAATCATCAGCCTCGACGGAaccaag GCCATCATCAACAGCACCATCACCCCCAACATGACCTTCACCAAGACGTCTCAGAAGTTCGGCCAGTGGGCCGACAGCCGGGCCAACACCGTCTACGGCCTCGGCTTCTCGTCCGAGAGCAACCTGGCCAAG TTTGCAGAAAAGTTTGCAGAGTTCAAGGAGGCCGCACGGCTAGCGAAGGAGAAGTCTCAGGAGAAGATGGAGCTCACCAGCTCTCCGTCTCAG gggggcgctgtaaaaaGGAATGTGTTGTCAGTCAACAAACCtggtaaaaag GAGTCGGCCCCAGGTGACCTGCtgtcacctttgaccccggAGAGCATCAACGGCACAGACGACGAGCGGGTCCGACCGGTCACACCTCAGCACGCGGAACCCAGAGCGGAGccttcccagaatgcactgctcTTCTCCCAGAG TTCCTCCAACATCAACAAGCACTGGGAGGCGGAGCTCGAGGCCCTGAAGGGGAACAACGCCAAGCTGACGGCGGCGCTGCTCGAGTCCACGGCCAACGTCAAGCAGTGGAAGCAGCAGCTGGCGGCCTatcaggaggaggcggagcggcTTCACAAACGG gtgACGGAGCTGGAGTGCGTCAGCGGCCAAACCACAGTGATCAAGTCCCAGAAGACGGAACTCAACCAAACCATCGAGGAGCTGGAGTCGGCCCTGAGGGCCAAGGAGGAG GAGCTGGAGAGACTCAAGGCCGAGGTGGAGAGCACCAACGACTTTCGCTCTCAAAAAGACTTCCTGACTCAGAAACTACAG CACACGGAGTCGATGAACCAGGCGCTGGAGGCCCGGCTGAGCGACCTGGAGCGCCGGCTGCAGAGCAACCAGCAGGAGCGGGAGGCGTTCCGCCGGAGCCTCCgtcagctgctggagctgctggacggGAAGCTGTTCGAGCTGACGGAGCTGCGCGACGCGCTGGGCAGGATCGTCGAGAGCAGCTAG
- the LOC120832007 gene encoding uncharacterized protein LOC120832007, whose translation MDAAAEDASRVDVDSEMRAMTPEELLGQDLEAGDEVETLRNSLRKVVHDDNVRPKMQCLMMDSSFSMVAMQGEDSGIAWETTPGRCATPWASEAGTYGADPGSAAPGSAPAGKIIFVMDEELLSRRKKSKEGADRKSKAAGQIGLLGESSESVSGRPELVEVSRPNVKPEDGDKEEASDPLVDKEQRLFCLVSEGSEILNIVVPPKLATVDEEESKEMADNLSYLEESVVHKGVGEGHDSDPVFAGSGAAGGDPVEFSSSVAGTNATDPPGAPVTRPGGAAGNVDYFEAFALIDAQAPGSPAVAAAQVELGEEVVSEVRDALSHSRPEGDNNAPTTTATTVDDDMSDTMSLAEITSELLDEVFYGGTGSFSMEPQDKADGHGAPSRFPSKPSGSTLFGSQEDVLTPIFLPDGPPKIIDQILLEEPKAMAFLYTDLYEEAVGSRKKEEDTESVTSEKSFHSRHSDREARGYLEKYVLMDETPALEAEPPDQDKSPEEGPRVLAQDLYDFGDLLSPPEDGEMPNSEEEITDFFRSSANASPLDVEPFPRSLEEDEPQTTANMKKRVSVVLENVAKIPADPLAVSSFELLPEEPDWGSADEHHAAPDEKEVGTLEEVREPDSETAKPVAPPRRKVTPSPKACLDLTPLTPVDVILQEEAGGKEHRVEEKETASPAEAADGEEVMQDIANAALLQSALDAMETPQTKGVEGVRDTNPAGAQERDSGMLEAMGASEREAAQRQTEPEEVDVKSTELVHPEKRGDGSAEPAKDKGQCVIL comes from the exons ATGGACGCCGCGGCAGAAGATGCGTCGCGGGTGGACGTGGACTCCGAAATGAGGGCCATGACGCCTGAAGAACTCCTCGGACAAGACCTCGAGGCCGGCGATGAAGTGGAGACCCTCAGAAACAG CTTACGCAAGGTCGTCCACGACGACAACGTCCGACCCAAGATGCAGTGCCTGATGATggactcctccttctccatggTGGCGATGCAAGGCGAGGACAGCGGGATCGCCTGGGAGACGACCCCCGGCCGCTGCGCCACGCCGTGGGCGTCCGAGGCCGGAACCTACGGCGCGGACCCCGGCTCCGCCGCGCCGGGGTCCGCGCCGGCGGGGAAGATCATCTTCGTCATGGACGAGGAGCTGCTTTCGAGACggaagaaaagcaaagaggGGGCCGACCGGAAGAGCAAAGCAGCGGGACAGATAGGGCTCCTCGGGGAAAGCTCCGAGAGCGTCTCTGGGAGGCCGGAGTTAGTCGAAGTGTCGCGGCCGAACGTGAAGCCCGAGGACGGGGACAAAGAGGAGGCCTCCGatcccctggtggacaaagagcAGCGGCTCTTCTGCCTGGTCTCCGAGGGCTCTGAAATCCTCAACATCGTCGTTCCCCCAAAACTGGCGACcgtggacgaggaggagagcaaagaaATGGCGGACAACCTTTCTTATCTGGAGGAGAGTGTTGTTCACAAAGGCGTCGGGGAGGGTCACGACAGCGATCCGGTGTTCGCGGGATCCGGTGCGGCGGGAGGGGATCCGGTGGAGTTCTCCTCTTCCGTCGCGGGCACAAACGCAACGGATCCACCGGGCGCTCCAGTGACCAGGCCCGGAGGAGCCGCCGGCAACGTGGACTACTTCGAGGCGTTTGCCCTGATTGACGCCCAGGCGCCGGGGAGTCCCGCTGTGGCCGCCGCACAGGTGGAGCTAGGAGAGGAGGTCGTCTCCGAGGTCCGGGATGCCTTGAGTCATTCGCGACCTGAAGGAGACAACAAcgccccaacaacaacagcaacaaccgTGGATGATGACATGTCGGACACAATGAGTCTGGCGGAAATCACCAGCGAGCTTCTGGATGAGGTCTTCTACGGCGGTACGGGCAGTTTCTCCATGGAACCTCAGGACAAAGCCGACGGACACGGCGCGCCTTCGAGGTTCCCCTCAAAGCCCAGCGGCTCCACTTTGTTCGGAAGCCAAGAAGACGTACTGACTCCGATCTTCCTGCCGGACGGACCTCCCAAGATCATCGACCAGATCTTGCTGGAGGAGCCCAAAGCCATGGCTTTCCTCTACACCGACCTGTACGAGGAGGCGGTCGGCAGTCGCAAGAAAGAAGAGGACACGGAAAGCGTGACGTCGGAGAAGTCCTTCCACAGCAGGCATTCTGACCGGGAGGCCCGAGGATATTTAGAGAAGTACGTCCTCATGGACGAGACTCCTGCGCTGGAAGCGGAGCCGCCTGACCAGGACAAATCTCCGGAGGAAGGTCCTCGGGTACTGGCCCAAGATTTGTACGACTTTGGCGATTTGCTCTCCCCGCCTGAAGACGGTGAGATGCCAAATTCCGAGGAGGAAATCACGGACTTCTTCAGGTCCAGTGCCAACGCTTCTCCCTTGGATGTGGAGCCTTTCCCTCGATCTCTCGAAGAGGACGAACCCCAAACAACtgcaaacatgaaaaaaagggTCTCCGTCGTGTTGGAAAACGTGGCTAAAATCCCGGCGGATCCACTCGCCGTCTCAAGCTTCGAGCTTCTCCCGGAGGAACCCGACTGGGGGAGCGCAGATGAACACCACGCGGCTCCGGACGAGAAAGAGGTCGGCACACTTGAGGAAGTGCGGGAGCCAGATTCGGAAACGGCGAAGCCAGTTGCACCTCCGAGGAGAAAGGTCACGCCCTCTCCCAAGGCGTGTCTGGACCTCACACCTTTGACCCCCGTTGACGTTATCCTGCAGGAAGAGGCTGGTGGAAAGGAGCAcagggtggaggagaaagagacggCATCGCCGGCAGAGGCCGCCGACGGAGAGGAAGTGATGCAGGACATCGCCAACGCCGCCCTGCTTCAAAGCGCACTGGACGCGATGGAGACCCCGCAAACTAAAGGCGTGGAAGGCGTCCGGGACACAAACCCGGCTGGAGCTCAGGAGAGGGACTCGGGAATGTTGGAGGCAATGGGAGCAAGTGAGAGGGAAGCGGCTCAGAGACAAACCGAACCGGAAGAAGTAGATGTTAAGTCGACGGAATTGGTTCATCCGGAGAAACGAGGCGACGGTTCAGCTGAGCCAGCAAAAGACAAAGGACAGTGTGTAATACTTTAG
- the dtwd2 gene encoding tRNA-uridine aminocarboxypropyltransferase 2, protein MDRVSGFCPSISSEENREANGDSSSADDELVDAFGDLAALPVEVGERRPTCLRCRRPQKVCLCPFLPTQPLEVSTCLYVVQHPAEESRVLRTVPLLAACLPQGKCNVIVGRRFNEEKHPELAAVCRDSRTLILYPGPSSQSLEELVQYQEVGTAKHNVIIIDGTWSQAKNMFLKNSLFHLPKQVQLNRNLSSQYVIRTQPSNICLSTLECAAVALSILEHNDHIQEVLLRPLKALCSFQLQHGAQVHHSKEHLLKNGMYDKPMPKNKRKIKRMEKLVTDHNVCPR, encoded by the exons ATGGACCGTGTCTCCGGCTTTTGCCCGTCAATTTCTTCGGAAGAAAACCGAGAAGCCAACGGCGACAGCTCGTCGGCGGACGACGAACTAGTGGACGCGTTCGGCGACCTGGCTGCTCTCCCGGTCGAGGTCGGCGAGAGAAGACCGACGTGTTTACGGTGCCG TCGCCCTCAGAAGGTGTGTCTCTGTCCTTTTCTGCCAACACAACCCCTGGAGGTCTCCACGTGTCTGTACGTGGTGCAGCATCCCGCGGAG GAGAGCCGTGTTCTCCGCACAGTGCCGCTGCTCGCCGCTTGTCTGCCACAAGGGAAATGCAACGTCATAGTGGGAAGGAGATTCAATGAGGAAAA GCACCCGGAGCTGGCAGCGGTGTGTCGGGACAGCAGGACGCTGATCCTGTACCCGGGTCCCTCGTCCCAGAGCCTGGAGGAGTTGGTGCAGTACCAGGAGGTGGGAACGGCCAAGCATAATGTGATCATCATAGACGGCACCTGGAGCCAGGCCAAGAACATGTTCCTCAAAAACAGCCTGTTCCACCTGCCCAAACAG GTGCAGCTCAACAGGAATCTTTCCAGTCAGTACGTGATCCGCACACAGCCCTCCAACATCTGTCTGTCCACGCTGGAATGCGCCGCCGTGGCTTTATCCATCCTGGAGCACAACGACCACATCCAGGAG GTCCTGCTGAGGCCCCTGAAAGCCCTCTGCTCCTTCCAGCTGCAGCACGGCGCCCAGGTCCACCACAGCAAGGAGCACCTGCTGAAGAACGGCATGTACGACAAGCCCATGCCCAAGAACAAACGCAAGATAAAGAGGATGGAGAAGCTGGTCACCGACCACAACGTCTGCCCGAGATga